CTACATGGATTCGAGGTGGACTCCAGAGTTTATCTCCTGATGAAGAAGCTAGCCTTCTGAACCTCGCCTGAAGCCAGCCTCGCTGCCAAGTCACTCAGGTCATGGGCATTGTTCAAGCCTGAGTGGCAGCCGCTCTTGCTAACCTGTTGAGGAGGGGCTGGCTCACTGTCCACTGTGGCGGCATCTTTAACTGGCCTCCACTCAATGGGAAACTGACTCGCCTGTGAAAGACACAGTGGGAGAGGTGAAAATGAATCAGAAGCTTTatgtatatgatttttaaattaaactttactTTTTCAGACTGCCCCTCCCCTTTTTGTAAAAAGTCCATTTACTGTAAAATCGTTTTTTCCAGTTTGTCTGTGGTGTATTGTTTCTGGTCCACAGCCAGCTGATCACTTGTCAATGTAGGATCTATTCCAGCCTTTTGGTATCTGGGTTCAGGGTTGTCTCAGTCTCCTGGCTGACTGTTCTCAACATTTATCCTCCAATGTGGTTTTCGGTCTGGGAGAGAGTTGTGCTTTTGGCTCCTGAGGGTACCCCAGGCCCAGAAGATACCACCCATTTGGCACAGAATTTTGAATTGGCAAGGAGCCCTGCTCATGTCCTTCCAACACTTTCAGTCTCTTAGGAAGTCAGTTCATGCTGACTTGAATGAGTCACTTGCATAGTCTAgaaatgttcattatttttatggaagCTTTGGGTAGAGGCTTTTAGCTACAGGCATGGGAGATGACTATGAAGAGAGTAGGACGAGAGGACTTGGTGGTTCTGGAAGCAGCTGGAGGAGCTGGCTCTCTGCTCTACATTCCAGTGGTGACCTGGGAGGGAGGGTAAGTGGAAGTGGACAGGGCAGCAATACCAATGAAGTTGGCaggccagagccagggccagtGCCAGGACCATGTAGCGGCCTGACTACAGTCACTAACTTACGAGTGGGGGAAGAAAAAACATTAAGGAAATGGCTATGATAAGGGCTCCAGCATGTGAGCTGGCTCTTCAGCTTGGCATTAGAGGTCTCTAGGAAAGCATATGGGGTTCTGTTTTCCCCTAGGAAGTTTAGGGTAACAATCCAAAAAGATTCTCTGTGCATTAAATAGTTGTCTGTTTGATCTGGTTTTGCCTGGGAGCTGGTCCCCTGCTGGGATACCTGGGGTATTTCCTTCCCCATCATTTTCAGATCTTCATGTGAGGTGTTAGAAATAGTATTTAGGGAAATGGGTTGAAAATGAATGGCCTcagcagggaggaggaagaggtgttTCTTTTACCTTACTATGGGTAGAGTAGGGGGAGGGAGTTGGGATGAATTTTTATGAAATCCTAGAACCTTTCCATGGGGTGGGTTTTTTTGTGGGGTTGGAGAACGACAAATGAGAGTGAGACAAACGAATTACAAGTAATAGTGTGTAGGTTATCATAGACTGTCCTGGCGGTCTTGGGGTAGCAGAAGAAAGAGAACTGGTAGAGCATTGAATAGGGATAGGAGTGTTCTGgttgtaattgtttttttgtgttaGTGGGAAGAAGGGATGGGACCAACCAGACTGATTTGGGAATGGGTTAGATTTGTAATAGGGCAGGTAAGTTCACACTGGAGAAGCCCATGAGTTACTCGCATTTGCCCACAAGTGGAGTAAGTCACATACCAATACCAGATGCCTGGAAGTTTCTGGTGACATTTGCAGTTTTgacattctactttttttttctttttttttgagatggagtttcgctcttgttgtccaggctggagtgcaatggcgcgatctcggctcaccacaacttctgcctcccgggttcaagcgattctcctgccccagccttccgagtagctgggattacaggcatgtgccaccatgctcagctaattttgtatttttagtagagatgaggtttctccatgttggtcaggccagtctcaaactcccaacctcaggtgatgcaccaccatgcccagctaattttgtattttttagtagagacggagtttctccatgttggtcaggctggtctcgaactcccgacctcaggtgatccgcctgccttggcctcccaaagtgctgggtgtgagccaccatacctggccctagAGTTTTGCCATTCTTGTCTCTCATCTGTCTGTGCTGGGAACCCATCATTCTCTGGTTCTACTGGTGTATCGTGTCCTAGGTGCTGGCACTTTCATGTGCTATAAAGTGTTTCATTTGATTATTAAATTTAACCTAGCTCAATATGTCAGTAAGTTAGTTTCCACTTAACATTCCCTTGACTGCATGCTGGAATTTGTAGTATGAATGAACTACTTCTCTTCCATGCAGAAACTGACAGCATTTGAGATTTGGACAACATTTTTGAGCTTTGTGCATTTGTTGATTCCTTCTCTAGGAAAACTATTCTGTCCATGAAGGGAGAGAGGGACATGGGAAGATGTCTAAATTGGTCACCTCCACTAAGAACTTTGGTTTTCTaccagaactctttttttttttttgagatggagtctcactctgtcgcccaggctggagtgcagtggcgcgatcttggctcgctgcaacctccatctcccgggttcaagactacaggcgcttgccaccacacttggctaatttttcatatttttagtagaggcggggtttcaccgtgttagccaggatggtcttgatctgaccttgtgatccgcctgccttggcctcccaaagtgctgggattacaggcatgagccaccgcgcccggcctcaaaacTCTAATTGTTACTCCTTAAGGACTTGTATGTCTTTCCCAGTACATAGACTCATTAAATGACATATAGGACAGTGTACCACACTGGAGAGAGTATGGACCCTAGAGTGAGGTCAGACTAGGGTGTTTCTTCTGCCCACAGGGCGTGTAACCACTGATAACTCACctggcttctctgagcctcagtttcctcatctctaaaacagaaaagataatACCTACCTTACAGAGTTGTGTGAATGTTACAAAAGGTAAAGTACACGAGGTTCCTAGCACATTGCCTTTCATTCTGCTGCTTTGGAATGCCTTTGGTGACCCTGGGGTATTTGTGGCAGTGTTTGGGTTTCTGGGTTCCTGGCTCCTCTACCTCCGTGGTAGCCTTTCCTTCCtcaggggtgggggagaggaaAAAGCTTCCACTAGTTTTCCTACAGGAACCTCTGGAGGTAGCAGGTTGATTTTTGCAGTGGAATTTGTGTTTTTGTGCAACATAAACCTTTTCCTGAGCACCAAGGCAGCACTTATTTGCAAAGCCCCATAAGCCTGACTCCTTTTTAGAGATCCCCTAGCAGAGTTTATGGTGGTCACACAGAGCTGCTTTTTAGATGCATTTGCGGGAACTGGGAAATGAGCCTTCAACTTGTACTTGACTTGTACTTGTTCTCCTGCTGTGTGAGCCCAAGGAGCCTGACTCATGCCACTTCCTGCACTTCCCCCTGACCTCCACAGGAGGGAGGCAGGCGTCCATGCCTGGCAAAGCCTCCTGCTGAGCTGCCAAAGCTCTAGCTGTTTGCTCAGCTGTCACATCCAGGTCCTGTCTTTACTGAACTGTCTACACAGCCTTACCTGGGGTGTGAGGCTCTCCAAGGCTTCCTGTTAGCTTTTTTGTTGGGGGTGGCAGGGTGAGGGGGATCTATTGCCACCCTCGAAGAACatcttttccttgctttttaGGGAGCTTTTGGGCGCTCTCATTTATTCCTTATACAGGCTCAGTTTTGTCTATTGTATAGGGACAGCGTTTCTGAGAGACAGCTTATTCATTTCTCAAGAGTAAAGATCTGTTAAGAATATGGGATCAGAGTCCCACTGAGAATGATAGTAAAGGGGATGGGGGCGTTGGAAGGCCTTGAATTTGAAGCAAAGGAAATTACCCTTTCTCTGTTTTCTGACGCAAGGTTAGTCTCTCCCTCTGTTCAACTGCCAGGCCAGCCCAGGCCTTTGCAGAATTATCATAGAAAAAGAGCATGTAGAGAATCAGTGAGTTGCAAATTTCTACAGAAAATAGACCAAAGAGCTAGCTGCTCTGATGAGTATTGCTGATAGCTTAAAAAAATAGCTTCTGAAGGTTTATAATGTACAGTGAAAAATGATTCCCTTTTCAGTCCTGTGTATCCCTTTTACCAGGGCTTTGGGTTTCAGGAGAAAGTAGGAAATCTTGTCCAGTTGTCTCCCAGGGGCGCCCTGCAGGGAAGGGAGCTGTATATGAGACAATGCTGATGTCGGCAGTGTCTGAGAACCTTACCCTTCCTGAGACAGATTCTGGGAGTGGGTGTAGGATGTGTTTAGAAGAGGGCTGGTAGGGGTGGGCGTTGGAGCAGAAGGGTCAGGAAGCAGGGGGTGGAGCTGGACCACAGGGGTGGGCAAGGTGGGTGGAAGAGGGAAGAGTGTATACTGTCCAGTAGGAGGATGGGTTGGGGAAGGAGAATATCCAGGCTGGAGATTGGGTGGCAGGGAGCCTGTGTCTGATGTTCCTGAGGAAATGTCCGGGGCTCCTAGGGTCCTGCGTGAGGGTCCAGGAAAGAGTCCATGAGTTCCATTCAAGAGTTCGTGTATCCTGTTCAGGTATCCGGGGATTTGGTCCAGGGACCTGGAGGTTTGGTTCAGCAGACCAGGAATCTTGGCTCTGAATCCCTGCTGCCGCTTCAGAAGCCCAGAGCCAGTAGTTCTGGCTGAGGCAGTGAAGTTTGTCTCCAACAATCCAGAAGTCCTGTTTGGGAGCTCGTTCAGTGTGAGGACTAGAGAGGTTCTGCTGGGGACAGCTGTGGTGGGTGGGGCCCGCCTGACGCAGAGGGTGGACCCTCCTACAAGCATCAGGAAACGCACCTTTCCTCGGAGCAGGTGTTGGAAGCTCAGGAAGATGGCATTGGGATCCTTGTGAGCTGTGGTCCTGCCCTGTGGAGGAAGCTGAGGGCAGAGGATGGTCCTGAGGCCAAACACCAGGGCCAGATCTCAGGCCTCCCTTGTCTAAGTAGGAAAGACAGGATGCCAGTACCCAGGCATTGTGGCTGGCAGGGAGCACTCTTAGTAGATCAGCTCTTCTGCCCTTGAGCTCCCTGGAAGAGCCCTTCTTCCCTCAGGTCTTCTAGGGGGACTGAGTCAGAAAAGAACAGTTTCTACAGATCCCTTGACTGGGGACTTACCTGGGTTCCAAGGAGGCTCTGCAGGGCCCCAAGGAGGAGACGGACCTGTCCAGAAAGCTGCCCCAGGAGGGATGAGAGGCAAGTGGGTCCCAGTTGTCCCCGTGCTGCCATCACTCCCTCCAGCAGAAGGGTAACTGCTCCCAGAATGTCCTGTGCCTTGGTCTCCTCCTGAGAAAGAGATGGAAGAGAGAAGCGCACTGCCTCAAAGGGCACACTAATAGCGGGTGGGGAGCCTGTAGGAGTAGCCAGCAGAGTGAATCATACAGGCTGAGAACTGGACAGGACCAAGGTCCCACCCAGGGCAGGAATTCCTTCACAGTCTCCCAACAGCTGGTCATCAGCCTCTGCTTCAAAAACTCCGGTGTCCTCTAGTCCAGCCTGGTCTTAACACTTGGTTTCAGTGAGAAGAGCTCCTTTTTTCTTACGTTGCTGAAATCTGCCCTGTTATAGCTTTTACCTCTTGGTTCTAGTGCTGCAAATTTACTCTTTCTGCTGCAAAACCTTAggatcatttgatttttaaactgaatgaaggctgggtgcagtggctcacgcctgtaatcccagcactttgggaggctgaggcaggtggatcacctgaggtcaggagttcaagatcagcctggccaacatggtgaaaccccatctctaccaaaaatacaaaaattagctgggcatggtggtgggcacctgtaatcccagctacttgggagactgaggcaggagaatcgcttgaatccgggaggctgaggttgcagtgagttgagatcacgccactgcactccagcctgggggatagagtgagactccgtctcaaataataataataaataaactaaatgtaGATATGAGACTCTATCATAATGATCATAAGGATGAAAAGAAAGGACTAGAAGGGACCCATAGGAACTGCCCTTCTTCCCTGACTCAGTCCTGAGGGAAGAAGGGACGCTAGGGTTCTTGAGGAtagattttagttttttaaactaTTGCCCATAAAACATGCTTCTAGTCTCTTTCTGTTCAGGCTGCTGCTTTCTAGACACATGTTAGTTTAATATGGTCCCTCTTAATAAATTAGCATATGTCTTCAGGGGGATGTCCGGTGTTCAGGCCAGTATATTTAAGTGTAGTCCACTCGGAATAGAGTTCTGTACGAGCATTTCCACAATGGGGATGCTAAACATCAAACAGACAAGAATTACTAGCTTTAAGAATAGCAGCTTCAGTAATGTTACATGGTAAGTTTGGGGGCAATTTAATTCTCTGAGATCCTTTTCATAGGAAGTGCTAGGGCCAGAGGCTTAAATGATGGAAGCAGGGCATTGTGGCCTGAAAGCTGGAATAGGACTTTACTCATTAATTTACacatgtagaatttttttttctttttgagatggagttttgctcttgtcacccagactggagtgcattggcatgatctcagctcactacaacctccacctcctgggttcaagggattctcctgcttcagccttccgagtagctgggattacaggcatgcactaccatgcccggctaattttgtatttttagtagagatggggtttcgccacgttggccaggctgctctcaaactcctgccctcaggtgatctgcctacctcggcctcccaaagtgctgggattacaggcgtgagcccccggcCCACATGTAGAAGTTTATATCTCTGTTGTTTCACCTTGTTTTTGACCTAGTCTTTCAGTGATTTGAATCTTGATTCagtcttttgttattttagtggTACTTCCCAGCTTTGTGTCATCTGTGGATGACATATGAGTCTTGCTTCTTCATGCCAATTTAAGAAGACTGAACAGGAATAGGTCAAAGGCATGGCCATGAGCGATTTCTCTCCAGCTTTTCATGGTGTTCAGCTTCAAATCTATTCACATATTGGACCTGCAAGCCATCATCTTATCCACAGGCTTATCCACAGGCTATCATCATAGGTGAATGTAGATTGGGTTAGGGTGGCCAAGCTGAAggtgagatatttttaaaaagctcaagaATGTTGGAGAATCCATGGGAAGCAGTGGGAAACTGAAGACAGGACTTAGGGAAGCCAAGGTTAGGGATGGCTTTCTTACCATCTGGGTTTTCCATTCTCCCAAGCTAAAGTCCACAGCAGGCAGCAGGACAGGTGTAGGCAAAGGGTGAACCTCTGGGCACTGGCTCTGTTGAAAAAGATTGGTGGGGCGAGAAGGGAGCTGAAATAGAGAGCGCTATGGTAGCCTAATAAGCAGGCTAGTCCTCCATGAGTACTATCTCTAGACGAGAGCTTTTAAATGAGGGCTGTATTGTGAAGAATAATCCTTGTCAGAGAGTGTGATCAGTAGGTGGGGACAATATGGGAAGAACAGTCATTGGGTCAAGGAGTTAGAGGAAGTGATGGTGTCTTCCTGGGAGTATGGATGTCTTACCAGTTATGCGGATAAAGGGGATAATGTTGGGAGTTCTCACCAGTCTGCTGTGAAGGACATGGGAGTCACGAAGCAGTTTACTGAGGACTCGGAGGTCACAAGCAGGAGGAGCCGGGCTGGACAGCGTTAGCCTTGCAGTTAGGAGAAGCATGACCACGAGGAGCAATTCTTAGGTGAGGAGAGGTGAGGTTGAAAGATGAGGAGGAAATCATCGTCAGCTGGTGTTCCAGGAATTCCCATTCAGGACCCAGACCCGAAACCCAGGGAATCCACCCCTCAGACCCCTTATTTTTGGGAGAATGGGTTCCCCCAGCTTCCTGCCCCCTGCAGCgtgtctcctttctctctccccttctgtCATGTTTCCATATGGCCCTAGCCCCTCAAGTGTGTTCTCACCAGTCAGCTCCATTCTGGCCGGGGTGTCTGGCTGGCGTGGCTCCCTGTTTGGGGCCTCTCCCCTGAATCCTTCCTGGGGCCATGGAGGCGGCTTGGGCTCTTGCACTTCTGGGCAGAGTAGGGTGGGGCAAAGGCGGGCCAAGGATGAGGAATCTATCCTGAAAGTAGCAAGAAGAGTGAACATTTAACCAAGTTTCTAGGAAGAGACTGCCTGGCAGGGtgaacagatgctggggagggcTTGAGATGCTGACCAGCCTGGAAGTGCCAAAGCCCTGAATTCTCTCACATTTTCTTGTGATGAAAGCATATGgtgtgccgggtgcagtggctcatgcctgtaatcccagcactttgggagtccaaggcgggtggatcacctgaggtcaggagttcgccaccagcctgactaacatggtgaaaccccggctctacgaaatacaaaaaaactagcagggcgtggtggtgcatgcctgtaatccaagctacttgggaggctgagacaggagaatcgcttgtacctgggaggcggaggttgtggtgagccgagatcgcgccactgcactccagcctgggcaataagagtgaaactccgtctcaaaaaaaagaaagaaagaaagaaagaaagcatatgGTGTCTCCTTTTTGTCAGGACTCCTCAGTGAATTGGACTTGGATTTGGTGCCACCTACCCCTGCTGAGAGCAGCAGGACatgatatgtatacacacatatcttAATTAGCCTTAAATTCTGAGCAACCTTGGTTGTTAGGTCAGAGAAAATCTGGGATGGGGATAGAGAAGGAAAGTATTGTGGCTTCAGCCTGGAGAAgagagtgggaaatgggatgcagGGCCTGGGTGAGGAACTGGCAAACAGGCGCAATATGTTGAGGGGTAACTTCTGCGgtggggagtggggctggggaggggaactGCACAAAGCTGCAACTGGGACCACTAGAGGTCAGGATTAAAAGGCGGTATGGGAGAAATTAACCTCCATTCTTTCCCTATCTACCCCCACACATAAAGCCTCTGGAGCTTTTCTTTGGACTCCAAGTCCTGAAATACTCCATTATCTGAGGCCAAGAGATGGGCTAACAGTCCTGGGACTTCCTTCCTGAGACCAGCTGCCCAGGAACGGGCACCTGCTGGGTGATGCCCACCTTAGGGGCTTACCTTGTCTTAGGCACCCACTAACATATCTGTCTCATAGCTCGCACCTGCCTCCCTGCCCCCTTGGCAGAACCGCTTCCGGTTCCTTCACAGGACCCCCCACATGGCTTCCTCCTCCTTTCACAAGTTGTGCAAAGAGGCTTGCACCTGATTCAATATTGGGATTTCCTGTAGGTCTGTCAACATGAGTGGGCCCTCCTCCCATTACCCTCTCCTTGCGCCCTGGCTTGCCTGGCCCAGCTTCCCCAGCGCCAGATTCAGAACCTTAAGCTAACGAGGAATGACCAGCTAAGAATGGGGATTGGGGCTGTGTCCATCTTACTACTGTGTTTGCTAAGCACTAAGTGCAGCTCCCTCTCTTATTTTCTCCCTGGGCTCATGTCCGCTTTCCTTAGGGCCAGCCAGGGCTGTGCTGTATTCCACCAAGTAAGTGATCAGTCCCTCAGAAACCAGcaccccaccccctacccctgctctgccctgctcCTCCCATTCTGGGAAGGCTACACTCTTCTCGACAAAGGTCAGTGCCTGTAGGTTCCAGTttgcctgcccctcccccagctggGAGCCCATTTCTCTTTGCTGTCCTTTCTACCCTCACATAACCCCACACCCTGCTGGCCACTCACCGGGTGGAGAAGGGCTCCAGGACCCAAGTGCACAGCAGGCAGCCCTCTGGGGAGCAGATGGGTAGGAAGACATGTGGCGGTGGGGCACAGCCCCTCCACAGCAGCAGGTCATACGCCTGCCTGGGCCACTTCTGCCCAATCAGAGAAGGGAGCCACCAGACACTGGTGAAGGCCCCCGGAAGTGACGCCTTCTCTTCCCTGGAGCCCCTGCCTGGACCAGGGTCCActcctccacccacacacaccatgGAGAAGATTTGGATAGGGGGATCCATCTTTTCCTGGACATGGGCAACCTGGGACCTGGAGGGGGACAGGAGCAGAAGTTTTTTTCCAGGAGGAATCTGGCAGGACATTTGTGTTGCTGGGGAAGAAGCACAGAGGTCTTGTTTAAGATTGGTGGGGTTTTCACTCCCTGGCTATCCAAATTTCTTTTCCCTGGACATCACACCTGCTGCTGAAATCCAACAGGATGCTtgctttcctgcttttctttctgtaaCCCCCTAGGGAGTCCTATCTTGTCATTCCCCCTTTCGAAGTGGGAACACGGATATTACCCACATGAGAGAAATCTCCTGTTACGGGTTGGTGTTATGGGGAAAGGGTTTGGATGGGTTGAGAGGACTGTCAGGTGCGGGGCACATGTATGTGCGCACACGTGCACTGGGTTAAGCCTGAGCTTAGGTGCTCGTCTGCTGGGGTCCAGTGGCTTGGATGGCTACACACACAGACCTCTGTGCCCAGGGCCCTCCTTTGCTTGTTCTGTCTCCCTCTTCCATCTCCTACCATTCCACATGTGACAAGAGGAATAACCAGGCCCATGTGTCCCTGTCTTAGGAAAGACAGCTGCTGGACCTCCCCCGCAAATACCTCCCTGCTGGCCCCCCTTTTCCTTTGGCCCTGGCTCTAGCTCCTTTGCTTTCTTCCCAGTCCCAGTCTCCCCACAGTCTCTGTCCTCAGGGGCTTCCTGGCCTGACCTTGATCCCATCATCCCCCTGTCCCCCAGAACTTCCTCAGGCTCTCTCCTGTTCCTCCTCCCCAAGGATGGGCATGTCTGCTGAGAAGTGTGGCCTAGATCCTGGAATTTTCCCGTCCAGCCAGACGAGATGTCTCCCAAGATTAGGAAGGagggtgctgggatagctgggaggatagtgggtgtgtgtgggagggagagacaggagacagggaggCAGGCATGACCAGGGAACCAAGAGAAAGGAGGCTGGGAGTGGGCTGGAGAGGCAGAGGGTCCCTTGGGTGAAGGAAGGGGGTGAGAAAGCAAGAGGGGACTGTCGAATGCGCCTGAGGATAAGTTACAATGAGAGGGAGATACTGTCACT
This region of Gorilla gorilla gorilla isolate KB3781 chromosome 2, NHGRI_mGorGor1-v2.1_pri, whole genome shotgun sequence genomic DNA includes:
- the THPO gene encoding thrombopoietin isoform X7, with translation MSCQIPPGKKLLLLSPSRSQVAHVQEKMDPPIQIFSMVCVGGGVDPGPGRGSREEKASLPGAFTSVWWLPSLIGQKWPRQAYDLLLWRGCAPPPHVFLPICSPEGCLLCTWVLEPFSTRIDSSSLARLCPTLLCPEVQEPKPPPWPQEGFRGEAPNREPRQPDTPARMELTELLLVVMLLLTARLTLSSPAPPACDLRVLSKLLRDSHVLHSRLSQCPEVHPLPTPVLLPAVDFSLGEWKTQMEETKAQDILGAVTLLLEGVMAARGQLGPTCLSSLLGQLSGQVRLLLGALQSLLGTQLPPQGRTTAHKDPNAIFLSFQHLLRGKDFWIVGDKLHCLSQNYWLWASEAAAGIQSQDSWSAEPNLQVPGPNPRIPEQDTRTLEWNSWTLSWTLTQDPRSPGHFLRNIRHRLPATQSPAWIFSFPNPSSYWTVYTLPSSTHLAHPCGPAPPPAS
- the THPO gene encoding thrombopoietin isoform X5, yielding MSCQIPPGKKLLLLSPSRSQVAHVQEKMDPPIQIFSMVCVGGGVDPGPGRGSREEKASLPGAFTSVWWLPSLIGQKWPRQAYDLLLWRGCAPPPHVFLPICSPEGCLLCTWVLEPFSTRRSFTLIAQAGVQWRDLGSPQPPPPRIDSSSLARLCPTLLCPEVQEPKPPPWPQEGFRGEAPNREPRQPDTPARMELTELLLVVMLLLTARLTLSSPAPPACDLRVLSKLLRDSHVLHSRLSQCPEVHPLPTPVLLPAVDFSLGEWKTQMEETKAQDILGAVTLLLEGVMAARGQLGPTCLSSLLGQLSGQVRLLLGALQSLLGTQLPPQGRTTAHKDPNAIFLSFQHLLRGKDFWIVGDKLHCLSQNYWLWASEAAAGIQSQDSWSAEPNLQVPGPNPRIPEQDTRTLEWNSWTLSWTLTQDPRSPGHFLRNIRHRLPATQSPAWIFSFPNPSSYWTVYTLPSSTHLAHPCGPAPPPAS
- the THPO gene encoding thrombopoietin isoform X2 translates to MSCQIPPGKKLLLLSPSRSQVAHVQEKMDPPIQIFSMVCVGGGVDPGPGRGSREEKASLPGAFTSVWWLPSLIGQKWPRQAYDLLLWRGCAPPPHVFLPICSPEGCLLCTWVLEPFSTRRSFTLIAQAGVQWRDLGSPQPPPPRIDSSSLARLCPTLLCPEVQEPKPPPWPQEGFRGEAPNREPRQPDTPARMELTELLLVVMLLLTARLTLSSPAPPACDLRVLSKLLRDSHVLHSRLSQCPEVHPLPTPVLLPAVDFSLGEWKTQMEETKAQDILGAVTLLLEGVMAARGQLGPTCLSSLLGQLSGQVRLLLGALQSLLGTQGRTTAHKDPNAIFLSFQHLLRGKVRFLMLVGGSTLCVRRAPPTTAVPSRTSLVLTLNELPNRTSGLLETNFTASARTTGSGLLKRQQGFRAKIPGLLNQTSRSLDQIPGYLNRIHELLNGTHGLFPGPSRRTLGAPDISSGTSDTGSLPPNLQPGYSPSPTHPPTGQYTLFPLPPTLPTPVVQLHPLLPDPSAPTPTPTSPLLNTSYTHSQNLSQEG
- the THPO gene encoding thrombopoietin isoform X1 yields the protein MSCQIPPGKKLLLLSPSRSQVAHVQEKMDPPIQIFSMVCVGGGVDPGPGRGSREEKASLPGAFTSVWWLPSLIGQKWPRQAYDLLLWRGCAPPPHVFLPICSPEGCLLCTWVLEPFSTRRSFTLIAQAGVQWRDLGSPQPPPPRIDSSSLARLCPTLLCPEVQEPKPPPWPQEGFRGEAPNREPRQPDTPARMELTELLLVVMLLLTARLTLSSPAPPACDLRVLSKLLRDSHVLHSRLSQCPEVHPLPTPVLLPAVDFSLGEWKTQMEETKAQDILGAVTLLLEGVMAARGQLGPTCLSSLLGQLSGQVRLLLGALQSLLGTQLPPQGRTTAHKDPNAIFLSFQHLLRGKVRFLMLVGGSTLCVRRAPPTTAVPSRTSLVLTLNELPNRTSGLLETNFTASARTTGSGLLKRQQGFRAKIPGLLNQTSRSLDQIPGYLNRIHELLNGTHGLFPGPSRRTLGAPDISSGTSDTGSLPPNLQPGYSPSPTHPPTGQYTLFPLPPTLPTPVVQLHPLLPDPSAPTPTPTSPLLNTSYTHSQNLSQEG
- the THPO gene encoding thrombopoietin isoform X4, which encodes MSCQIPPGKKLLLLSPSRSQVAHVQEKMDPPIQIFSMVCVGGGVDPGPGRGSREEKASLPGAFTSVWWLPSLIGQKWPRQAYDLLLWRGCAPPPHVFLPICSPEGCLLCTWVLEPFSTRIDSSSLARLCPTLLCPEVQEPKPPPWPQEGFRGEAPNREPRQPDTPARMELTELLLVVMLLLTARLTLSSPAPPACDLRVLSKLLRDSHVLHSRLSQCPEVHPLPTPVLLPAVDFSLGEWKTQMEETKAQDILGAVTLLLEGVMAARGQLGPTCLSSLLGQLSGQVRLLLGALQSLLGTQGRTTAHKDPNAIFLSFQHLLRGKVRFLMLVGGSTLCVRRAPPTTAVPSRTSLVLTLNELPNRTSGLLETNFTASARTTGSGLLKRQQGFRAKIPGLLNQTSRSLDQIPGYLNRIHELLNGTHGLFPGPSRRTLGAPDISSGTSDTGSLPPNLQPGYSPSPTHPPTGQYTLFPLPPTLPTPVVQLHPLLPDPSAPTPTPTSPLLNTSYTHSQNLSQEG
- the THPO gene encoding thrombopoietin isoform X3 produces the protein MSCQIPPGKKLLLLSPSRSQVAHVQEKMDPPIQIFSMVCVGGGVDPGPGRGSREEKASLPGAFTSVWWLPSLIGQKWPRQAYDLLLWRGCAPPPHVFLPICSPEGCLLCTWVLEPFSTRIDSSSLARLCPTLLCPEVQEPKPPPWPQEGFRGEAPNREPRQPDTPARMELTELLLVVMLLLTARLTLSSPAPPACDLRVLSKLLRDSHVLHSRLSQCPEVHPLPTPVLLPAVDFSLGEWKTQMEETKAQDILGAVTLLLEGVMAARGQLGPTCLSSLLGQLSGQVRLLLGALQSLLGTQLPPQGRTTAHKDPNAIFLSFQHLLRGKVRFLMLVGGSTLCVRRAPPTTAVPSRTSLVLTLNELPNRTSGLLETNFTASARTTGSGLLKRQQGFRAKIPGLLNQTSRSLDQIPGYLNRIHELLNGTHGLFPGPSRRTLGAPDISSGTSDTGSLPPNLQPGYSPSPTHPPTGQYTLFPLPPTLPTPVVQLHPLLPDPSAPTPTPTSPLLNTSYTHSQNLSQEG
- the THPO gene encoding thrombopoietin isoform X6, which produces MSCQIPPGKKLLLLSPSRSQVAHVQEKMDPPIQIFSMVCVGGGVDPGPGRGSREEKASLPGAFTSVWWLPSLIGQKWPRQAYDLLLWRGCAPPPHVFLPICSPEGCLLCTWVLEPFSTRRSFTLIAQAGVQWRDLGSPQPPPPRIDSSSLARLCPTLLCPEVQEPKPPPWPQEGFRGEAPNREPRQPDTPARMELTELLLVVMLLLTARLTLSSPAPPACDLRVLSKLLRDSHVLHSRLSQCPEVHPLPTPVLLPAVDFSLGEWKTQMEETKAQDILGAVTLLLEGVMAARGQLGPTCLSSLLGQLSGQVRLLLGALQSLLGTQGRTTAHKDPNAIFLSFQHLLRGKDFWIVGDKLHCLSQNYWLWASEAAAGIQSQDSWSAEPNLQVPGPNPRIPEQDTRTLEWNSWTLSWTLTQDPRSPGHFLRNIRHRLPATQSPAWIFSFPNPSSYWTVYTLPSSTHLAHPCGPAPPPAS